The segment aGCTACAATTGTTTTGTTGATTTCAAAGATACTTTCTTCACCCAGTGGCGTTCTTCCGGTAGCATTTAGATTTTTCTTATTAATTATCGTCTCTCACACAACGCACTCAGTTCAACTTCACTTCTTTCCGGTAGTTGCAACCTGCTGCGCACTTTCCTCCTCCTTGGCGATGCTCTGGAGAAGTTCCTGCTTCTTGTTAGCAATGCGTTCCTCACGTCGCTTGCGGGCCTCACGCACCTTGTTACGCTTGGCCTCGGCTTGATCGTTCAGCATCTTGCTGCGAGCCTTCTCGGCCTTCCGTTTGTGGATATGCTCCATCAGGATACGCttgttcttgaacacattaccCTTTGCACGCATGTACAAGTCGTGGTACAGATGACGATCAATCTTTTTCGCCTCTCGGTACTTCTTCAGCAGACGACGGAGCACACGCATACGATTCATCCACAGCAACTTCTGTGGCATACGGGCATTGGCCGTACCCTTCCTCTTGCCATAGCCGCAGTGGCGACCCTTGCGCCGAGCGATCGTGTTCTTACGGACACGGAAACGCGAGTGTACAACCACCGGCTTCTTGATGATCAGACCATCCTTGATCAGCTTGCGAATGCTCTGGCCTGTTTTGTACATAAAAAAAATGTgcaaacagaaatgaaaaataacatTATGTTAGCACTTACGGGAATTGGTGTTTCCAATTTCATTGATTTCGTTCGGATCCAACCAGACCTTCTTTTTGCCACATCGCATAACCGAGGCTGCCAGCCTCTTCTGGAGCTTGAGGGAActgaaaacaaaacgaaaaataaacttTCATTTCACTAACGCCGCAATTGTAATCTTCTTTAAAAATGCGT is part of the Sabethes cyaneus chromosome 2, idSabCyanKW18_F2, whole genome shotgun sequence genome and harbors:
- the LOC128733906 gene encoding 60S ribosomal protein L19: MSSLKLQKRLAASVMRCGKKKVWLDPNEINEIGNTNSRQSIRKLIKDGLIIKKPVVVHSRFRVRKNTIARRKGRHCGYGKRKGTANARMPQKLLWMNRMRVLRRLLKKYREAKKIDRHLYHDLYMRAKGNVFKNKRILMEHIHKRKAEKARSKMLNDQAEAKRNKVREARKRREERIANKKQELLQSIAKEEESAQQVATTGKK